CCATCAAGGGCGTCAAACGTCACCCCGACATCGAGGACCACGTGACCATCTACCCAAGTGCGACCGTCCTCGGCGGCAAAACCGTCGTGGGCCGCGGCTCCATCATCGGTTCCAATGTGTGGCTCATGAAGTCCGTGCCCGCCGAAAGCATCGTATATTACGAGGGCGATCGCACTTCCGTCGTGCGTAACCAGAACGATCGCAAGGCCTCCCGCACCAACCCCGACCACGAAGCCTGGGACTGGACGATCTAGGGGCGAGGCTGTCGCACCGACTCATCAGCTTCGCCGCGCGTAGACCCCTCCGCCGTAGCCGCGTTGGAGCTCAGCGACAACGTGGCCGCCGTCGGGCCACGCTTTCGCCTCCGCCCCCCTCCGCCTCAGCGGGTGAACAGAGTGTCGAGCTTGCCGCGCAGGCTGCGGCTCAACGGCAACTCCACCCCTTTGCGCAACACCAGCGTGTAGTCGCCATGGGAGTTGGGCCGCACTTCATTGATCTCGTCCAAACGCACCAGCGCCGAGCGGTTGGCGCGCAAAAACAGTTCTTTGCCGAGGCGTTTCTCCATCGCCGCCATCGTATCACGCACCATGTGACGCGGACCGGCAGCCGTGTGCAACACGACGTAGTTGTCCGCCGCCTCCACCCAGTCGATCTCGCGCGGTGAGAGCAGCACCAGACGCCCGTCAACCTTGAAGGTCAGACGCTCCGGCTCGCGAGTCTCACTGCCATTGGTTTTGGGCCCGGTATTCTTCTCCCGCCATGTCCGCGCCCGCTCGAGCGCGACCTGAAAACGTTCCCGATCAAAAGGCTTCAGCAGGTAGTCGACCGCCTGCACTTCAAAGGCATCGAGCGCAAAACTCTCGTGCGCCGTCGCGAATACCACGGCCGGACGGTTGTTCGGCGGCAACTTGGCCAACACCTCCAAGCCGTTGGCTCCGGGCATTTCCATATCGATGAAGAGGATGTCCACGTCGCCGTCGGCCAAGCGGGTGATCGCGTCCGTCCCGCTGCCACACTCACCCACAATTTCCATTTCGGATTCACGCTCCACCAGTCGGCGGAGTCGTTCTCGCGCCAACGGTTCGTCATCCACAATCAGTATGCGCATTGCCGTCATCGGTGCCGCTGATTTTGCGCACAAGTGCCAATGAAATAACATCAAAACCGCAGCGCATGAATTGTGGTTCTTTTGCCACCCTATGCTTCAACCCGCTGGTTCGCGGGCAACTTGGGTAAACTGAGCCGCACCTCCGCTCCCGACCGATCCGTTCGGTTGCCCACTTCCAGGCGTCCGCCCAGCGTCGCCGCCAACTGCATCGAAAAGCGCAGCCCCGTTTGGTGCCCGACCGCATTCGCCGCGCCGCTCGCCTGCGCTTGGCCAAACCCCGCCCCTTCGTCGCGCACCCGCAGCGTCCACCCCGCCGCATCGCTGCTCGCGGCGATCTCCACCAACCCGCCTTCCCGGCAAAACTTCACCGCGTTGTGCACCACGTTGCTCAACACCCGCTCCAAGCGCAGCGCATCCGTCACGATCTCTTCGGCCGCCGCCACCTCCTGCTCGACCACCACGCCTTTGGCCGCCGCCACCGGCATCACATCCGTCACCACCCGCGCCACCACCTCCGCCGGTCGCAAACGCGTCTTCTCGCCCCCCTGCCGCCCGAGCTGGGCATCCAGAAACGCGTTGATCATCTCCACTGATCGACCCGCCGCCCGTTCACTGTCCGCCAGCAAGGTGCGCCCGCCTTCATCCAACCGCGGCCCCCATTGATCGCGCAACATGCCCAGCCCAAAACGCACCACCGCCAGCGGCGCTTTCAGGTCATGCGTCGCGATGCCCATAAACGTGTCCTTGTCGGCATTCGCCTGCGCCAACTCCCGGTTGGCCGCTTCGATCTGCCGGTTCGCCCGCCGCACCGACACATAGCGCCACGCGACCATCAATCCGACGACCAACACCACCGCCGCCGCCCCCGCCCATCCATTGCGCAGCGCGCGCGCCCGCGCTGCCTCCGCCGCCGCCTGCGCCTCGGCCAACTCCAGACGCTCCAGCTCGCGGTCCTTCTTCTCCACCGCGAACAACACATTCAAAAACTGCGCCCGCTGCCGCATCCGCTCTTCATTCCACTCCCGCCGATAGGCCTCGCGTTTCGCCGCCGCCGTCCACGCCTGCTCGTCCTGCCCCAGACGGCGATGCAGCTCGATCAGCTGCCCATATTTTTCCTCCAAGGTATCACGCCGCCCCTGCGCCTCCAACTCCGCCACACTGTCGCTTAATACCTCCAATGCCCACGCTTCCTGCCCCGGCACTGCCGCCAAAGCTTCCCCAAACGTGCCGGCAAAACTCGCTCGCTCCGCCACCGCCCCCACCTCGACAAACGCCGCCATCGCCCCCTCGTAATTCCGTCGCGCCTCCGCCAGTTCGCCGCCCCGCGCCTGCACCGCCGCCAGCATCATCTGGAGCCCCGCCTGCAAGTAGGCGTTGTCCGCTTCACTCGCCAGTGCCACCGCCTCTTCGATGTGCCGCCGCGCCCCCGCCACGTCGCCTGACCGCAGCGCCCGGTCGCCAAGGTTGTTGTAACTCATTGCCTGCCCCACCGTATCCTCCGCCTCGATACGCATGGCCAGCGCTTCCCGCTCCAGCTCCTCCGCCCGCGCGGCATCACCGAGGTCGAACCACACCACCGCCAGGTTCCCCAACGTCTCCGCCACGTAGGCCGGCGGCGACTCTCCCAAGCGATCGTAGTCCAGCGCACGCTGATAATACTCCACCGCCAAATCCCGCTCGCCCGAGTCATGGAACACCGCGCCCAGATTCGACGCCGCCCCCGCCGCCCAGGTCCAATCCTCATGCGCCGCAAAGGTCTCCAAGGCCGGCGAAAACGACGCCACCGCCGCCGGATAGTCGCCCAATCCCCACTGCGCCAATCCGATGCCGTTACGCGCCCGCGCCGCGAGCTGATCACTCTCGATTCGCTCCGCCAATGAGAGCGCACGCTGCGCCAGTCCCAGCTCCAATTCGAAGTGCCCCCGCGCATCGGCGTCGCTCGCTCGCTCCGCCAAAAACCCCGCCCACGCGGCCCACTCCGTCGGCTCCGCCGCCTGTTCGCCCGGCTCCCGCAGCCATGCTTCCGCCGCCACCGCGTCCTTCGCCCAACGCTCCGACCATTCCGCCTCGCTTGGCGGCGGCTCGGCCGCGAGCCCTCCGACCCAGCAGAGTAGTCCGACGCAGACTCGCCTCACCTCAAGCCGCCTCCTCTTGGCGCGGCTCCCGTGGCAAGCGTATCCGCACGCACAAGCCGCCGCCTTCCGCCGGCTCCAACGCAAAGGCATGCGCCTCGCCGTAAAGCTCCGCCAGCCGCGCCCGCGTATTGCCCACACCGATACCTTCGCGCGTGAAGCCCCCCGGCGGCATGCCCACCCCATTGTCCTCCACCGTTATCTCCAGCTCCTCGCCCGTGGGCGCCGCCATCACCAGAATCCGCCCGCCTTCGGTGCGCGGTTCCAGGCCGTGCTTGATCGCATTCTCCACCAGTGGTTGCAGCAGCAGGCTCGGCACCCGCCATTCCCGCACCGCCGGAT
This portion of the Actomonas aquatica genome encodes:
- a CDS encoding LytR/AlgR family response regulator transcription factor, with the protein product MRILIVDDEPLARERLRRLVERESEMEIVGECGSGTDAITRLADGDVDILFIDMEMPGANGLEVLAKLPPNNRPAVVFATAHESFALDAFEVQAVDYLLKPFDRERFQVALERARTWREKNTGPKTNGSETREPERLTFKVDGRLVLLSPREIDWVEAADNYVVLHTAAGPRHMVRDTMAAMEKRLGKELFLRANRSALVRLDEINEVRPNSHGDYTLVLRKGVELPLSRSLRGKLDTLFTR
- a CDS encoding tetratricopeptide repeat protein — encoded protein: MRRVCVGLLCWVGGLAAEPPPSEAEWSERWAKDAVAAEAWLREPGEQAAEPTEWAAWAGFLAERASDADARGHFELELGLAQRALSLAERIESDQLAARARNGIGLAQWGLGDYPAAVASFSPALETFAAHEDWTWAAGAASNLGAVFHDSGERDLAVEYYQRALDYDRLGESPPAYVAETLGNLAVVWFDLGDAARAEELEREALAMRIEAEDTVGQAMSYNNLGDRALRSGDVAGARRHIEEAVALASEADNAYLQAGLQMMLAAVQARGGELAEARRNYEGAMAAFVEVGAVAERASFAGTFGEALAAVPGQEAWALEVLSDSVAELEAQGRRDTLEEKYGQLIELHRRLGQDEQAWTAAAKREAYRREWNEERMRQRAQFLNVLFAVEKKDRELERLELAEAQAAAEAARARALRNGWAGAAAVVLVVGLMVAWRYVSVRRANRQIEAANRELAQANADKDTFMGIATHDLKAPLAVVRFGLGMLRDQWGPRLDEGGRTLLADSERAAGRSVEMINAFLDAQLGRQGGEKTRLRPAEVVARVVTDVMPVAAAKGVVVEQEVAAAEEIVTDALRLERVLSNVVHNAVKFCREGGLVEIAASSDAAGWTLRVRDEGAGFGQAQASGAANAVGHQTGLRFSMQLAATLGGRLEVGNRTDRSGAEVRLSLPKLPANQRVEA